One window of Candidatus Eisenbacteria bacterium genomic DNA carries:
- the lysS gene encoding lysine--tRNA ligase, producing MSDDHEQIVVRRRKLATLRASGANPFPNDFRPDHSAADVHARFGGLDEAGLAATPSVRVAGRVLALRDFGKAGFLQLQDRGERVQVHARKDRLGDAGFEVYRGLDLGDLIGVTGKPFRTRTGELTIAADELRLLVKAIRPLPEKWHGLQDVEARYRQRYVDLIVTPEARRIFAIRQRALAAIRRFLVERGFVEVETPVMQPIAGGAAARPFMTHHNALDMTLYLRIAPELYLKRLVVGGFDRVFELARVFRNEGLSTRHNPEFTMLEFYQAYATWEDFVVLTEELLISVAREVTGGLALPYGEWTIDLTPPWRRASMSELVAEKTGTPADRLLDPGVIRPLAERTGGIERASMTPGELLGLVFERVVEPDLVQPTFVTHFPVELSPLARRNDRDPRLVDRFELFIARNEIANAFSELNDPEDQRERFQGQLAARAAGDEEAHAMDEDYVRALEYGLPPTAGEGIGIDRLIMLLTGATSIREVILFPHLRPETRA from the coding sequence ATGTCGGACGACCACGAGCAGATCGTGGTCAGGCGGCGGAAGCTCGCGACGTTGCGAGCGAGCGGCGCGAATCCATTTCCCAACGACTTCCGGCCTGATCACAGCGCAGCCGACGTTCACGCCCGCTTCGGCGGGTTGGACGAGGCCGGGCTTGCGGCAACCCCGAGCGTGCGGGTGGCGGGACGCGTGCTGGCGCTGCGCGACTTCGGCAAGGCCGGCTTCCTGCAGCTCCAGGATCGCGGCGAGCGCGTGCAGGTGCACGCGCGCAAGGATCGCCTCGGCGACGCGGGGTTCGAGGTCTATCGGGGCCTCGACCTCGGCGACCTGATCGGCGTCACGGGCAAGCCGTTTCGTACCCGCACCGGCGAGCTGACGATCGCAGCCGACGAGCTGCGCCTGCTCGTGAAGGCCATCCGGCCTCTCCCGGAGAAGTGGCACGGGCTCCAGGACGTCGAGGCGCGCTATCGCCAGCGCTACGTCGACCTCATCGTCACCCCGGAGGCCCGGCGGATCTTCGCCATCCGGCAGCGCGCCCTCGCGGCCATCCGGCGCTTCCTGGTCGAGCGCGGCTTCGTGGAGGTCGAGACGCCGGTCATGCAGCCGATCGCGGGTGGCGCGGCGGCGCGGCCGTTCATGACGCACCACAACGCCCTGGACATGACGCTCTACCTCCGGATCGCGCCGGAGCTGTACCTGAAGCGGCTCGTCGTCGGCGGATTCGACCGCGTCTTCGAGCTGGCGCGTGTGTTCCGCAACGAGGGGCTCTCCACGCGCCACAACCCGGAGTTCACCATGCTCGAGTTCTACCAGGCCTACGCGACCTGGGAGGACTTCGTCGTGCTCACGGAGGAGCTGCTGATCTCGGTCGCGCGCGAGGTGACGGGCGGGCTCGCGCTGCCCTACGGCGAGTGGACGATCGACCTCACGCCCCCCTGGCGGCGGGCCAGCATGAGCGAGCTCGTCGCCGAGAAGACCGGCACCCCGGCCGATCGCTTGCTCGATCCGGGCGTCATCCGCCCGCTGGCGGAGCGGACGGGCGGCATCGAGCGCGCCAGCATGACGCCGGGCGAGCTGCTCGGGCTCGTGTTCGAGCGCGTCGTCGAGCCCGATCTCGTCCAGCCGACGTTCGTCACGCACTTTCCCGTCGAGCTGTCGCCGCTGGCGCGCCGCAACGACCGCGACCCGCGCCTGGTCGACCGCTTCGAGCTCTTCATCGCGCGCAACGAGATCGCGAACGCGTTCTCGGAGCTGAACGACCCAGAGGACCAGCGGGAGCGCTTCCAGGGGCAGCTCGCGGCGCGTGCGGCCGGCGACGAGGAGGCGCATGCAATGGACGAGGACTACGTTCGCGCGCTCGAGTACGGACTGCCGCCGACGGCCGGAGAGGGGATCGGGATCGACCGCCTCATCATGCTGCTCACCGGCGCAACGTCCATTCGCGAGGTGATCCTGTTCCCGCACCTGCGGCCGGAGACACGGGCGTGA
- the bamA gene encoding outer membrane protein assembly factor BamA has translation MSGRGMWGGRSGVLAIAGWLLALGATLGLGAEPPILRIDIKGNVRVEEDAIRVHLQSQPGKPFDRDTLDKDIRAVYAMGFFDQVTAESANEPRGVVITFEVKERPLVRSVEIEGTEEVKKEEVEGALRIRPHTILDPGKAREGIEAAKKLYAEKGYLDASITYETTPVGENEVDVKYSVTEGSLVRIGDITFEGNEAFSSRTLRGIMQTKEESIISFITGAGNLNRDVLKADVERLTAWYYDHGYVTVHIDEPKVERKEEELTVLIKIEEGAQFTVGKVSVVGKDVPEITLDVMPKLATKQGETFEASTLRDDVQLLTDRMSEDGYAFAKIDPDTQVDVEKKTVDVVFQVDRGSPVTVDRIDVTGNTKTRDQVVRREMRLQEGELFSGTKLRKSREALQRLGFFSEVNITTRKGAVEDKMNVVVDVKEAQTGSFSAGAGFSSADSLLFNVRIQENNLFGRGQRLVVNADVGSVRRNIILSFTEPYFRGTPLTVGLDAFSWRLRFDEFAREGTGGSISFTYPVTAWGYDNLWGFPLEDIRAGIDYRIEQARINDIGFDAPKSIRIEEGTSFISSVTPRLTRNTLNHSFDPTAGSVQDVSVEVAGLGGDRFLKAEAKGKWYYTFLHSKEWGDFTYSFGAQLAYGFGNEGLDGQSLPLFERFFPGGINTIRGFESRSLGPYEGRKNRFGVTISTTPIGGSSQYILNNEVIFPIVQSIGLKGVAFVDAGNAFGDDGFTLDQVRVATGLGLRWLSPLGPLRVEAGVPLKDKPHDHKSLILFSFGGPFQF, from the coding sequence ATGAGCGGGCGGGGGATGTGGGGCGGGCGCTCGGGCGTGCTCGCGATCGCGGGGTGGCTGCTCGCCCTCGGCGCGACTCTGGGCCTCGGCGCGGAGCCGCCGATCCTGCGCATCGACATCAAGGGCAACGTCCGCGTCGAGGAGGATGCGATCCGCGTGCACCTGCAGTCGCAGCCGGGCAAGCCGTTCGACCGCGACACGCTCGACAAGGACATCCGCGCCGTCTACGCGATGGGCTTCTTCGATCAGGTGACGGCCGAGTCGGCGAACGAGCCCCGCGGCGTGGTGATCACCTTCGAGGTGAAGGAGCGACCCCTCGTACGCAGCGTCGAGATCGAGGGCACCGAAGAGGTGAAGAAGGAAGAGGTCGAGGGCGCGCTACGCATCCGCCCGCACACCATTCTCGACCCCGGCAAGGCGCGCGAGGGCATCGAGGCCGCGAAGAAGCTCTACGCCGAGAAGGGGTACCTCGACGCGTCGATCACGTACGAGACGACGCCCGTCGGGGAGAACGAGGTCGACGTCAAGTACAGCGTGACCGAGGGCAGCCTCGTCCGGATCGGTGACATCACCTTCGAGGGCAACGAAGCCTTCAGCAGCCGCACGCTGCGCGGCATCATGCAGACGAAGGAAGAGTCGATCATCTCGTTCATCACCGGGGCGGGGAACCTGAATCGCGACGTCCTCAAGGCGGACGTCGAGCGCCTCACGGCCTGGTACTACGACCACGGCTACGTGACGGTGCACATCGACGAGCCCAAGGTCGAGCGCAAGGAAGAGGAGCTCACGGTCCTCATCAAGATCGAGGAGGGCGCGCAGTTCACCGTCGGGAAGGTCAGCGTCGTCGGCAAGGACGTACCGGAGATCACGCTGGACGTCATGCCGAAGCTCGCGACCAAGCAGGGCGAAACGTTCGAAGCCAGCACGCTCCGCGACGACGTGCAGCTGCTGACGGATCGCATGTCCGAGGACGGCTACGCGTTCGCCAAGATCGACCCCGACACCCAGGTCGACGTGGAGAAGAAGACGGTCGACGTCGTGTTCCAGGTCGATCGCGGCTCGCCGGTCACGGTCGATCGGATCGACGTCACCGGCAACACGAAGACGCGCGACCAGGTCGTCCGGCGCGAGATGCGGCTCCAGGAAGGCGAGCTCTTCTCGGGGACGAAGCTCCGCAAGAGCCGCGAGGCGTTGCAGCGCCTCGGCTTCTTCTCCGAGGTGAACATCACGACCCGCAAGGGCGCCGTCGAGGACAAGATGAACGTGGTCGTCGACGTGAAGGAAGCGCAGACGGGCTCCTTCAGCGCGGGCGCCGGCTTCAGCTCCGCGGACAGCCTGCTCTTCAACGTCCGCATCCAGGAGAACAACCTCTTCGGCCGCGGGCAGCGCCTCGTCGTCAACGCCGACGTCGGCTCGGTGCGCCGCAACATCATCCTGTCGTTCACGGAGCCGTACTTCCGCGGCACGCCGCTCACCGTCGGTCTCGACGCGTTCAGCTGGCGCTTGCGCTTCGACGAGTTCGCCCGTGAGGGCACGGGCGGCAGCATCTCGTTCACCTACCCGGTGACGGCGTGGGGCTACGACAACCTCTGGGGCTTCCCGCTCGAGGACATTCGCGCGGGGATCGACTACCGGATCGAGCAAGCGAGGATCAACGACATCGGCTTCGACGCCCCGAAGTCGATCCGCATCGAGGAGGGGACGAGCTTCATCAGCAGCGTGACCCCGCGCCTGACGCGGAACACGCTCAACCACTCCTTCGATCCGACGGCCGGTTCGGTCCAGGACGTGTCGGTCGAGGTCGCGGGCCTCGGCGGCGATCGTTTCCTCAAGGCGGAAGCGAAGGGGAAGTGGTACTACACCTTCCTGCACTCGAAGGAGTGGGGCGACTTCACGTACTCGTTCGGCGCCCAGCTCGCATACGGCTTCGGCAACGAAGGCCTCGATGGCCAGTCCCTGCCGCTCTTCGAACGCTTCTTCCCGGGCGGCATCAACACGATCCGCGGCTTCGAGAGCCGGTCGCTGGGGCCGTACGAGGGGCGCAAGAACCGCTTCGGAGTAACCATCTCCACGACCCCGATCGGCGGCAGCTCGCAGTACATCCTCAACAACGAAGTGATCTTTCCGATCGTGCAATCGATCGGGTTGAAAGGCGTCGCGTTCGTCGACGCCGGCAATGCGTTCGGCGACGACGGCTTCACCCTCGACCAGGTGCGTGTCGCGACCGGTCTCGGGCTCCGCTGGCTGTCGCCGCTGGGTCCGCTGCGGGTCGAGGCCGGCGTGCCGCTCAAGGACAAGCCGCACGACCACAAGAGCCTGATTCTCTTCTCGTTCGGGGGACCGTTCCAGTTCTAA
- the lpxI gene encoding UDP-2,3-diacylglucosamine diphosphatase LpxI (LpxI, functionally equivalent to LpxH, replaces it in LPS biosynthesis in a minority of bacteria.): protein MSAPERIGLIAGSGQFPVLFARTARRRGVEVLAVAHRGETAPELVHHVKAITWVQPGQLQAVIDALKAHQVTRTVMVGGVTKPGFFREIRPDARALTAIARVGKLRDDLLLRTIAAEIESEGIRVVESTTYLEEIVPAPGVLGTREPTAEEWADIRFGFQVVKVIGRFDIGQSVVVRGGTVMAVEGIEGTDATIRRAGQLVNGDIVVVKASKPIQDLRFDLPAIGPETIRTIAEVRGRVLAVEAGRTIVLERAQTIALANDAKIAVVAVDPAAMGET from the coding sequence ATGAGCGCGCCCGAACGCATCGGTCTCATCGCCGGGAGCGGGCAGTTCCCCGTCCTGTTCGCGCGCACGGCACGCCGCCGCGGGGTCGAGGTGCTCGCGGTCGCGCACCGGGGAGAGACCGCGCCGGAGCTGGTGCATCACGTGAAGGCGATCACCTGGGTCCAGCCCGGCCAGCTCCAGGCCGTCATCGACGCCCTGAAGGCACACCAGGTCACGCGGACGGTGATGGTCGGCGGCGTCACGAAGCCCGGCTTCTTCCGGGAGATCCGCCCCGATGCCCGTGCCCTCACGGCCATTGCACGGGTCGGCAAGCTGCGCGACGATCTGCTCCTGCGCACGATTGCGGCCGAGATCGAATCGGAAGGCATCCGCGTGGTGGAGTCGACGACGTACTTGGAGGAGATCGTTCCCGCCCCGGGCGTGCTCGGCACCCGGGAGCCGACCGCCGAGGAGTGGGCCGACATCCGCTTCGGCTTCCAGGTGGTGAAGGTGATCGGCCGGTTCGACATCGGTCAGAGCGTCGTCGTGCGCGGCGGTACGGTGATGGCCGTGGAGGGCATCGAGGGCACCGACGCGACGATTCGGCGCGCCGGCCAGCTCGTGAACGGCGACATCGTCGTGGTGAAGGCGTCGAAGCCGATCCAGGATCTGCGCTTCGACCTGCCCGCGATCGGACCCGAGACGATCCGCACGATCGCCGAGGTCCGCGGTCGCGTGCTGGCGGTGGAGGCGGGCCGCACGATCGTCCTGGAACGGGCGCAGACGATCGCCCTCGCCAACGACGCGAAGATCGCCGTCGTGGCCGTCGATCCCGCCGCCATGGGGGAGACGTGA
- a CDS encoding ABC transporter ATP-binding protein, with protein MAGGGAPLVEAVGLSKRYVDGPTEVQVLDGLDLRITAGERVAIVGESGVGKSTLLHLLGALDRPSGGRLMINGIDVFAQDEESLAAFRNREIGFVFQFHQLLPDFTALENVMLPALIARDPAGAARTRARDLLDRVGLSERGTHRPGELSGGEQQRVAVARSVMRRPKLLLADEPTGNLDPETGERVTNVLLDLNREVGAALVVVTHNDRLAAAMEHTLRLEAGRVHDETVTATRRGGVGGGIG; from the coding sequence ATGGCGGGAGGAGGCGCGCCGCTCGTGGAGGCCGTCGGCCTCTCGAAGCGCTATGTCGACGGGCCGACCGAGGTCCAGGTGCTGGATGGGCTCGACCTGCGCATCACCGCGGGCGAGCGCGTCGCCATCGTGGGCGAGTCGGGGGTGGGCAAGAGCACACTCCTCCACCTGCTGGGCGCTCTCGATCGGCCGAGCGGCGGGCGCCTCATGATCAACGGCATCGACGTGTTCGCGCAGGACGAGGAGTCGCTCGCCGCCTTTCGCAACCGCGAGATCGGCTTCGTGTTCCAGTTCCACCAGCTCCTCCCCGACTTCACGGCGCTGGAAAACGTGATGCTGCCGGCGCTGATCGCGCGCGATCCGGCGGGCGCGGCGCGGACGCGCGCCCGCGATCTCCTGGATCGGGTCGGTCTGTCGGAGCGCGGTACGCATCGTCCGGGCGAGTTGTCGGGCGGCGAGCAGCAGCGTGTCGCCGTCGCGCGCTCCGTGATGCGCCGACCGAAGCTCCTCCTGGCCGACGAGCCGACGGGGAACCTCGACCCGGAGACGGGTGAGCGGGTGACGAACGTGCTCCTCGACCTGAACCGCGAGGTCGGCGCCGCGCTGGTCGTGGTGACCCACAACGACCGCTTGGCCGCCGCGATGGAGCACACCCTGCGGCTCGAGGCAGGCCGGGTGCACGACGAGACGGTGACCGCGACGCGTCGCGGTGGAGTCGGTGGCGGCATCGGATGA
- a CDS encoding OmpH family outer membrane protein: protein MKHGTIFVSAIALVLAAAMWASAADIKIAVVDMQRALNECDAGKRAKDQVKAKFEKAQDQLKKQRDELDKAREEFDKKALVLKEDQRRDLEKELESKTLDFKRKYEDFQRDLKRTDGELTSGIVEQIYGIVAEYGKEHAYTVVLEASSGSLLYSDKSTDITDEVIKLYNANPNKARAGGKRLPGVVPGGAPDGGGGE, encoded by the coding sequence ATGAAGCACGGTACCATCTTCGTGTCCGCGATCGCGCTCGTGCTCGCCGCCGCCATGTGGGCGAGCGCCGCCGACATCAAGATCGCGGTCGTCGACATGCAGCGCGCCCTCAACGAATGCGACGCGGGCAAGCGGGCCAAGGATCAAGTGAAGGCCAAGTTCGAGAAGGCGCAGGACCAGCTGAAGAAGCAGCGCGACGAGCTCGACAAGGCGCGCGAGGAGTTCGACAAGAAGGCGCTCGTCCTGAAGGAGGATCAGCGGCGCGACCTGGAGAAGGAGCTCGAATCGAAGACGCTCGATTTCAAGCGCAAATACGAGGACTTCCAGCGCGACCTCAAGCGCACCGACGGCGAGCTCACGTCCGGCATCGTGGAGCAGATCTACGGCATCGTCGCGGAATACGGTAAGGAGCACGCGTATACGGTCGTGCTCGAGGCATCGAGCGGATCCCTGCTCTACAGCGACAAGTCGACCGACATCACCGACGAGGTCATCAAGTTGTACAACGCCAATCCGAACAAGGCGCGCGCCGGAGGCAAGCGCCTGCCGGGGGTCGTGCCGGGTGGCGCCCCCGACGGCGGTGGCGGGGAGTAG
- a CDS encoding lipoprotein-releasing ABC transporter permease subunit, with protein sequence MIWELFVGLRYLRGRRKSSPLSLISMISLVGVTIGVATLLIVLGVMTGLERDLRDKILGFNPHITVTSYSGPLDEWRDALKRVRGVDGVVAAGPVVYGQAMVALGRGVSGVVVRAIDPAAGDVVVDVEHHLRKGSLGALSTPHEVTLPPEEGGGRVQLGAILIGQELARQLGVTVGDTVNVISPLGTPGPAGMVPRIKRFVVGGLFDSGMYDYDTTLAYMGLGDAQKFFDLKDDVSALEVRVRDIYTAREVARGLEGALGGFPYRARDWMEANRNLFSALKLEKVVYGIVLSLVVVVAAFNILATLTMVVKEKRRDIAILKSMGASASAIARVFVLKGAVIGVAGTLIGSALGLAGCWVLARYQFIELPKDVFLVTTLPVRMEPLNFIVVGTVSIAICVLAALSPARRAASLVPVEVIRYE encoded by the coding sequence GTGATCTGGGAGCTCTTCGTCGGCCTGCGCTACTTGCGTGGACGGCGGAAGTCGTCGCCGCTGTCGCTCATCTCCATGATCTCGCTCGTGGGCGTCACGATCGGCGTCGCGACGCTGTTGATCGTGCTCGGAGTCATGACCGGGCTCGAGCGCGACCTGCGCGACAAGATCCTCGGCTTCAACCCGCACATCACGGTCACCAGCTACAGCGGCCCGCTCGACGAGTGGCGCGACGCCCTGAAGCGCGTGCGTGGCGTCGACGGCGTCGTGGCCGCCGGCCCGGTCGTCTACGGGCAGGCGATGGTCGCCCTCGGCCGGGGCGTGTCGGGCGTCGTCGTGCGCGCGATCGATCCCGCGGCGGGCGACGTGGTCGTCGACGTCGAGCACCACCTGCGCAAGGGATCGCTCGGGGCGCTCAGCACGCCCCACGAGGTGACCCTGCCGCCGGAGGAAGGGGGCGGACGGGTGCAGCTCGGCGCGATCCTCATCGGGCAGGAGCTGGCGCGCCAGCTCGGCGTGACCGTCGGTGACACCGTGAACGTGATCTCGCCGCTCGGTACGCCGGGGCCGGCGGGCATGGTGCCGCGCATCAAGCGCTTCGTCGTGGGCGGGTTGTTCGACTCCGGCATGTACGACTACGACACGACGCTCGCGTACATGGGCCTCGGCGACGCCCAGAAGTTCTTCGACTTGAAGGACGACGTGAGCGCGCTCGAGGTGCGCGTGCGCGACATCTACACGGCGCGTGAGGTCGCGCGCGGGCTCGAGGGTGCGCTCGGTGGGTTCCCGTATCGGGCGCGCGATTGGATGGAGGCGAACCGCAACCTCTTCTCGGCCCTGAAGCTCGAAAAGGTGGTGTACGGCATCGTGCTCAGCCTCGTGGTGGTGGTGGCGGCCTTCAACATCCTCGCCACGCTCACCATGGTGGTAAAGGAAAAACGGCGCGACATCGCGATCCTCAAGTCCATGGGCGCGTCGGCCAGCGCCATCGCGCGCGTGTTCGTCCTGAAGGGCGCCGTCATCGGCGTCGCGGGAACGCTGATCGGCAGCGCGCTCGGTCTCGCCGGCTGCTGGGTCCTCGCCCGCTATCAGTTCATCGAGCTGCCGAAGGACGTGTTCCTGGTGACGACGCTGCCGGTGCGGATGGAGCCGCTCAACTTCATCGTCGTGGGGACGGTGTCGATCGCCATCTGCGTGCTGGCCGCCCTGTCGCCGGCGCGACGAGCCGCCAGCCTGGTTCCCGTCGAAGTGATCCGGTATGAGTAG
- the lpxA gene encoding acyl-ACP--UDP-N-acetylglucosamine O-acyltransferase codes for MIAESATGARRFPLRLVDRVTDVQRGTRATGRKLVSANDPYFAGHFPGAPVFPGVLLCEAIAQLGALAVGEGEDVALGAVHRARFRRPVLPGDILDLSVEVVRASAPLRVRGVVTSGAAPIAEVELSLEPPRGARVHPAAVVSRGAELAPGVRVGPYATIGANVRLGAGTWVGAHAVVTGPTTLGERNRVFPFAAVGTPPQDLKYRDEPSRLEMGDDNNIREHSSVHRGTEGGGNVTRIGSGCLLMVSAHIGHDSQLGSNIVVAAGAAIGGHVVIQDFAIIGGLVGVHQFARVGESALCAAGAMVSSDVPPFCTVAGDRARLFGLNTVGLQRRGISADAMRALKHAYRTLFQGGGMRDSARERARAEGGHVPEVERLVRFVETSTRGVCR; via the coding sequence CTGATAGCCGAGAGTGCGACGGGCGCACGGCGCTTCCCGCTGCGGCTCGTCGATCGGGTGACCGACGTCCAGCGCGGTACGCGCGCCACGGGGCGTAAGCTCGTCTCCGCGAACGATCCGTACTTCGCAGGGCACTTCCCAGGCGCGCCGGTGTTCCCGGGCGTCCTTCTGTGCGAGGCGATCGCACAGCTGGGCGCCCTCGCCGTCGGCGAGGGCGAGGACGTGGCGCTCGGGGCGGTGCATCGAGCGCGCTTTCGGCGGCCCGTCCTGCCGGGCGACATCCTCGACCTCTCGGTCGAGGTCGTGCGGGCGTCGGCGCCGCTACGGGTGCGGGGCGTCGTGACGAGCGGCGCCGCGCCGATCGCGGAGGTCGAGCTGAGCCTCGAGCCGCCGCGGGGGGCCCGCGTCCATCCGGCCGCGGTCGTGTCGCGCGGTGCGGAGCTGGCGCCCGGCGTACGGGTGGGACCCTACGCCACGATCGGCGCGAACGTCCGGCTCGGCGCCGGGACGTGGGTCGGCGCGCACGCCGTCGTCACGGGACCGACGACGCTCGGCGAGCGCAACCGGGTGTTCCCGTTCGCCGCCGTCGGCACGCCGCCGCAGGACCTCAAGTACCGCGACGAGCCTTCGCGACTGGAGATGGGGGACGACAACAACATCCGCGAGCACTCCTCGGTGCACCGGGGGACCGAAGGCGGCGGCAACGTGACGCGGATCGGGAGCGGATGCCTCCTCATGGTCTCGGCGCACATCGGCCACGACAGCCAGCTCGGGAGCAACATCGTCGTCGCCGCCGGCGCGGCAATCGGCGGCCACGTCGTCATCCAGGACTTCGCGATCATCGGCGGCCTCGTCGGCGTGCATCAGTTCGCACGTGTCGGCGAGTCGGCGCTCTGCGCCGCCGGGGCGATGGTGTCCTCGGACGTGCCGCCGTTCTGTACGGTCGCGGGCGATCGGGCACGCCTCTTCGGCCTCAACACGGTCGGGCTCCAGCGGCGTGGCATCTCGGCCGACGCGATGCGCGCCTTGAAGCACGCGTATCGCACGCTCTTCCAGGGTGGCGGAATGCGCGACAGCGCGCGGGAGCGCGCGCGGGCCGAGGGCGGGCACGTCCCGGAGGTGGAGCGGCTCGTACGGTTCGTCGAGACGTCGACGCGGGGGGTGTGCCGATGA